From Paenibacillus sp. FSL H8-0537:
GTACACGTTGCCATAAAATTTTTATGTTCCCTTTCCTTTATTATTCACACAATCAAAAACCCGTTGATCTTGAATTAAAGTTCCACGGGTTTGAAAATTCGATTTCTTTACATATTGATCGATCGACTTTTGTAGCTGGATATTCTCTTCATCTCAGTTGCTCATAACGAACATCGCAATTTACTGAGGTGTAAAAGAAATCATGGATTGAATTGTTTCTTTGTTAAGTTCGTCTTGGTACGGACAATTGTAGTGCATTCCCAAATTTCAACTATTTCGTCCCAACAAGTGACACTATCTAGGAAATGCATTGTCTATGCTCCAATAGTATAGTCTTTAGCAGTCCTTCTTCTACTCTTTGGAAAGTAACGGAACCAAGCTATTGTCCCGCGATACAAATCAAACGATATGCCGCGCTAAGACTTCAGCTTCTACATTACAAGCAGGAATACACGACATTTCGCAAGCGTCGCTGAACATAAGGCTCCTGACTGTTTAGAAGGTGCTGCGCATACATAACGGTAAGCTTGGAATCCGGGTCAATGATAGCCATGCAACCGGCGGCGCCGCTCCATCCGAATTCGCCGACTGGGCTCAGTGAGCCGCTTAATGACTTGGAGACATGAGTACGGACACCAAGGCCATAGCCGTACCCACTCATGTGATCCCATGAATAATCGCCGCGGGTCTGCTCGTTCAGATGGTCCGTGCGCATCAGTTCCACCGAGGCCTGTGACAGAATCCGCACGCCTTCCGGACTGGTTCCATACCCAGTCAGTGCGTTCAGGAACAGTGAATAATCACTAACTGTAGACAATAATCCGGCGCCACCACTCTCAAATTCGGTACCGATTCGGTACCCGTTTCCATCTATACGTACGGCTTTTTCAAGCTCGTCATTGTACGCATACTGCGGAATCAGTCGAGTCTGCTGTTCATCGTTAAGATCGAACGCTGTATCGTTCATGCCAAGTGGTCCGGTGATTTCATCTTGCAGATACGTACCAAAGCGTCTTCCGCTGACAGCCTCCACCAATGCTCCTAGCACATCGTGACACATGCTGTAGTTCCAATGCGTACCTGGCTCAAACAAAAGGGGTTCCTTGGCAAGCGCTTTCGCGAATGCACGTGTGGGTAGTGTTCCGTTGGTACTTTGCACAGCTTCCTTAAAAGATGGAGAACCTACATCATAGGAGAACCCTGCAGTCATCGTAAACAAGTCGCGAACCGTAATGAGACGGGTTGCTTTTTCAAGCCTGACTTCCCCGTTCGGCAACGTTTTTTTCACCGTCATTTCAGCATACTCCGGCAGATAGTCGGAAACCGGATCACTTAGCAGCATATCGCCTCTTTCCACCAGTTGGAGCGCTGCCACGCAGGTCATTATTTTCGTCAAGGAGTAGAGATTGAAGATCGCTCTATCACTGATAGGCGTCTGTGCCTCCAGGTTAGCATAGCCGCTACGGTAACGGAAAACGATATCATTTTGAGACATTACCAGTACCTCTGCCCACGGAACTCGCCAGGAAGTGATACGGTCAACAAATGAAACAAGCGGTTGAAAATTCATTTTTCCCCTTCCTTCTATGTAGAATCGTTTATCATTGCGTAATGTGGGTCATGGTCTCTCATCATCCACATACTATTAATATACGACCATTTGCATGTAATGACCACCATCAATCGCACATCTCATAGACAATCCAAATCCATAGTCGAAAATGGCATTAAAAAGGGTTAACCATTCGAAATGGTTAACCCTAATCCTTTGCCCATCTAGATCACATAGAACATCCGAGCATGCTCATTAACAGGTTGGCTGCACAATGCACAATGCACGATGCTCCCTGTTTATGAACAATGCCTGGAAAACTAGTGAAATTTGGTTCACTTCATTTTACTAGTTTTCTACTACTTTAATAGTAGGCGTGCGATACGCTCAAGCTCTTCTTGGACTGAACGCAGATCCATGCGCAATGCACGGATCGCTGGAACAGAGTTCATGCTTGACGGAGACTTAGCGGCGTCAAGTCGCTCCACACTTCCTTCACATATGCCAGGCAATCTTCCTTCGTGCCGTTCTTGCCGGCATCGCTCCAGCCGGCTGGATTGTGCAGGTGCAATGGCCATAGCGCATATTGCTCCTCGACATTGACGACTACTTTGTAACTCACTTCTAGCATTTCGTTCTCCATTAAGAGTTCCCTCCCCTATTCTACAATTCTATAATTTTCTATAATTAGATTCCAGCGCTCATCTGGCGGTCTGCAAGCTGCTGCAGCTGATCCTTATCTCGAATAATAACGGCATCCGGCACGGCATCTGGTAAGATTGTCTCCATGTGGCGCAGTTGCCGATAACGCATGCCGAGCAACCCCCAGACGAACAAGATGACGCCAATTGAAGTGACCAGCAGCCCGATGCCCATCCCGCCTCCTGTTCCGAACAGTCCTGCCTCCTCCGTACCAGCTGGCAACGCCGATGCAAGCGGAGCGAAAACAGATGCAACAAGTGGTCCTGCAAGCAGAAAGCTAAGGGGACGCATGCTGAAAGCCATGACTTGGTTTGTTGCCAATACGCGGCCTTGCAGCTCAAGCCCTACCTTCGTCTGTATCAGGGACAGCCAGTGCGTATTGATGAGCGCCAGCGCCAAGCCAAAGCCGAATAAGCCGATGGCTGCCGTTACAAGTGAAGGATAGATGCCGACAACCGCTATTGATAAACCGGTCAGCATAACGAAACCGACCATTCCGTCCGCTCGGCGGTCAAAGCCGCCCCATATCGTCATAAGTATCGAGCCGATAAGCAGTCCTGCACCCTCAAACGCAATAACGATGCCTACCTTGTCAGCGGTCATGAACTGAAGCAGAAACGGCGTCGTCAGTACGTTATATAAGCTCATGAAGAAATTGACAACGACGAAAAACACGACCATCGCGACCATGCTCTTCCTTTGAATAATGTACTTCCATCCTCCAACGATTTCCCTGCTCATCGGTTCCTCGCGTTTTTTAAACATCAGGTTCGGGAATCGAATCAGCGAAAGGATGACGATAGACAAGCTTAGCAGCACTAGATCGATGACGACAATGGTTTTCAGACCGATCAATACGACCAGAGCCCCTCCCAGCGCTGGAGCCATAATTCCATTCAATGACATGACGAGCTGTCCTAATCCGTTTGCATGTCCTAAGTATCTTTTCGGCACGAGTTGAGCTGTTGCCGCCTGATAGGCCGGCATGGTGAAAGCGCCTGCAATTGATCCAATGCCGGCAGCCACGTAGATAGCCCATAGCGACAACGCATCCAAATAGAGCATAGTCGAGAGGAAGATTACGGAGCATAACGCTAACGTTTGACCTGCCAGCATGACCTTTCGCCTATCATAGCGGTCCACAACTGCACCGGCCACTGGAAGCAGCAGAAGCGTAGGTAGAATAGCGTAAAGCGAAATCGTCGCATAATCTGAAATCGACCCGGTTTGCTGAAAAACCCAGATGCCCAGCGCAAATCCGGTCAGTGACGTTCCGATTGTGGCAATAATCAGGCACAGCGTTACCCACAGAAAAGATTTAACGCTTGGCTGAACGTCCTTCCTCCCCTGCTCTTGAATAGGTACATACTGAGGAGCGGACGAGGTCTGAGAAACCGTGTGCTCGGTTGCCCGGTTTGCCCCGAAGTCGCGTTCTTCCTCCCACATGCGAATCTGCTGCGACATGATTTTCGCGGTATGGTCTGATTGATGCTTGTGAAAATAATGCCCAGCATGCTCAACAACGTGCAGTCGCACATCCTCGCTGAAATCCTGCCACTCCATATAACGTTCCTCGTAAAACTCGGTCATTCGATCGGCTCCACCCACAATGCAAGCAACTGGCGCCTTCAGCTTCGGCTTATTCGGCAGTGCGAAGAGCGCCGTGTAATAATCCTCTGCCTCACGTGCATCATGCCGCAAGTTGCGTAGAACGAACGTTTGTTCCTCTGGAGAAATTTCGTCATCGAAGCCGCCAAAGGCGCGAAGCATGTCGCGTGCAAACTTATCGGACGTCCACTTCTCCCGCGGGAACAAGCGATGCCACCATTCCGTCAGCTTAAATGGCAGTCTGGCACCCGGAAAGGTTCCCGCCATAAAAATCCCGCTAACCTCTACATTGGCTTGCTGCAGTAAAAGCGCAGTTCGGAGCACCATTGCCCCACCTAAGCAATGGCCGTAGAGATAGACTTCTCCCTTGACCTTGCTTTTGATTTCTTGGGCAATCTGAGCGGCAGTTTCCGCATGCGAGGCCAGCAACTGGCTAGGTCTACTGTAATCATGACCAGGCAGTTCGACCGCGAACAAGGCATAGTTTGGTGGCAAAATCTTGGCTATCGGCTGGAACGTAATCGCGCTGCCGCCGCCATACGGCACGCAAACTAGCGTAATCGCTTTGCCGCCGATGTTGGATGCCTTTTTGAATTCGATCAGAAGATCATTGCTCCGCGTAGCGCCGGAAGCGAGATGCTCGGCCAGTTCACGCACCGTCGGATGCTGGAAGAGATCCATTACGCTGAAGGAATTGCCCATTTTGCGTACGACCTTAATCGCCTTGAACGAATCACCACCAAGGTCGAAGAATTCATCGTTGATGCCGATCTGATCGAGCCCCAATACTTCCTGCCAGACAGCGGCGATTTCATGCTCTTCCTTAGTCTCCGGCGCAGCAAATTCGTTGTCGCCCGCACGATTTTCGGCGCTAGGCGCAGGCAGCATTGCACGATCCAGCTTACCGTTCGCGTTAAGCGGCAGCCGCTCGATCTCGACAAAGGCCGAAGGCAGCATATAGTCGGGCAAAATGCTTTTTATGTGTTTTCGAATCGCGCTTACATCGATCTGAGCCCCACGCATAGCCTGCTCCAGAGAATCTCGTAACAAGTGCTGCTCCGGTACCAGATAGGCAACTAGCCGCTTGTCTCCTGGTTCATCTTCGCGAATAGTCACGACCGCGTCGCGCACACCTTCCATTTGCAGAAGAACATGCTCGATCTCGCCTGTCTCGATCCGGTAGCCACGGATCTTGAACTGTTGGTCCATTCGTCCAATAAACTGAATAGTGCCGTTAGGCAAATGGCGAACGAGGTCGCCCGTGCGATACATCCGTTCGCCCGGCCGGTCTGTGAACGGATTCGAAATGAAACGCTCGGCCGTCAGATCCGGCCTGCCGTAGTAGCCGCGCGTAACGGCGCTCCCCCCAATATACAACTCGCCGATGACGCCAGCAGGAACCGGCTGCAAGTTTGCGTTAAGCACATAGACCGGTGCATTCGGTATCGGACGTCCAAGCGGAAGCACCGCAAGATGATCCTGCTCGCTTCCACCTACTGGCACCTCATAGGTGAGCACGGAAACGGTTGTCTCCGTAGGGCCATAATGATTTTGGATCCTACAGCCCGGACGAAGGCTCCGAATGTCCGCAATGGTCCCCCAATGCGAGGCTTCTCCAGCAAGAATCAAGCATTCGCGCGGTATGATGACGCTGGGATTCGATACGCCGAGCAGCACCTCCATATGGCTTGGAACGATCTTCATGACGTCGATCGGATTCTCCACGCAATAAGCGGCGAAAGCATCGGGATCAGCGGCCCGCTCATACGGAATAACATGCAGGGTGCCTCCTGATCCGAACGCCCCCCAAATCATCGGTGTGCCGAGATCCGCAGCAAGCGTACTGACGATGGCGAAATGGAGGCCTTCCCGCAGCTCCAAACGCTGCATGATTCCTTCCAAATAGTTGGCATAACTTCGGTGCTCCACCGCCACGCCCTTCGGTTTCCCCGTCGATCCGGAGGTGAACAGCACATACATAAGATCGCCCAGCTTTGAGACTACCTCGGGATTGCCTGCCTCTTCCTGTGCTATTTTATCCCAATCCCGGTCGAGTGAAACCATGCGTATGGGCGCAGTTGCTGCCTCCTCGTTTTGCGGCAGTAGATCAGCGAAGGCTTCCTCGGTCACGATGACGGATACCTCAGCCTCCTGTGCAATCATTCGCAAGCGCTCAACCGGCAGTTTAGGATCAAGCGGCACATAGGCGCCGCCTGCCTTCAAGATGCCGACCAAGCCGACGATGATATCGACGGTGCGCTCCATGTAAAGACCGACTGTTGTATTAGGTCCGACCTGCATACCGCGCAAATAGTGAGCCAATCGGTTAGCCCGTTCATTCAGCTCTCGATAGGTAAGCGTACGTCCCTCAGAGCATACGGCAGCAGCCATAGGTGTGAGAGCCGATTGGCGCTCCACGAGAAGATGCGGCAATTGGAGTTCTGCCCCGACAGACTCGGTGGCATTCCAGTCGACCAGCACCTTTCGCAGCTGTTCGCCCGAGAGAGCCGCAACCGCATATAGCGGCAGTGCGGAATTGTCTATTACGCGTTCCAAGATCATACAGTAATGCTCCACCATTTGCTGGATTGTCGACTCGCGGAATAGATCTGGGCGATAGGTCAAAGTGACTTCCATACTTAACTTTTGATTTTCGAATACCGTCATCGTCAGATCCAGCATCCCGCCTCGCGTACGATCACCCACAAACGGTACAATCTCAAGGTCAGGCAGTTCCCTCAGCGCCTGCCCATGCCGTTCGAACAGGAACATGGTATCGAAGAATAGCGCATGGCCGATAACACGATCTGGATTCATCTCTTCGACGATTCTGTCAAACGGCAAATCCTGATGATCATTTGCCTCCAGCACCGTCTCACGGACTGCCGAGATAAAGTCGCTGAAGCTGCTGCCCATGTCAATCGGGGAGCGAAGTGCGACCGTATTCGCGAAGAAGCCAGCAAGCTTCTCGATTTCCTGCTTGCCTCGATTCGCCATGGGCGTCCCGACAACGATCTCTTGCTTGCCGTTGTAGCTTGCGAGTAGTACCTTGTATGCAGCTAACAGCAGGACAAACGATGTGCAGCCGAGCTGCTTGCTCGCTTCGCGGATACGCTGCGAGAATGCTGAATCGAGCGTCAGGCTGAAGAAACCGACTTTTCGCTCAACTTGAATTGAGGGGCGCGGGTAATCCGTCGGCAGATCCAGCGTCGCCGGTGCTGGCATCAGTTTATTTTTCCAGTAGCGCAGCTGGTCCTCGTATTCCGATCCTGTCATCCACTGCCTCTGCCAAACGGCAAAATCCGGATATTGAATCGGCAGCTCCGGAAGCGAAAGCGGCTCTTTCAGTGCAAAGGAACGATAGATCGCGGCGAGCTCTTCGTCGAAAACGTTGGCCGACCAGCCATCATAGATCAAGTGATGCGTCATCCAGACGAGAACATGCTTTTCGGGATCCAACCGGAAGAGCATTGCCTTTACAAGCGGTCCGTTCAGGAAATCGTAAGGTTCCGTGGCTTCCTTTTCCATAATCTCATAGACCTTGTTTTCATCGGCCAAGTCGATAATGGGGAGGTCGATCGTGAGCTCGGGGCGAATGATCTGAACGTAATCGTCACTTTCATAAGCAACAACAGCGCGCATAATTTCATGACGCTTGATCATCTCGTTCAGTGTGCGATGCAAGGCAGAGACATTCAGCTTCCCGATGAACTTGTAGCCGTTGGCAAAATTGTACCGCTCTGTCCCTGGCATATATTCTTCAAAAAACATAATACGCTGTTGCGGAAAGGATAGCGGGAACTTGTTATTTCCTGCTTGCCTAGGCTGCTTTGGGATTACGGACGAAGCTGCGGCAGCCTTTGCCTTATTCTGTTTGGCTTTCAGAGCGAGGAGCGCCCGTCGTTCGGGTGAAAGCTGCTCGATTCGATCAATCGTTTTACTCATAGCGCGCCTCCTTCAAAGGCAGGGGATGACTTCCGAGCTGGCGCTGCACCAGCCACTGCGAGAGCAGTGAACGCTTGCCTGCTGATAGTGACTGATTGATTGCGTCCAGGCGCTGATCAGGCGCTGTCACTACGCTCCGCAAGGACTGCTGGCGCTGCGCTGCAACGTAATCAGCAATAAGCTGCTCCGAGGCAATGGCGTAGTCGGGCTTGCCGATTACCGATTCCATGGCTGTGCAGGCCGCTGCCATCGTATCATGCTCCGCCATGACCTTCGCTAACTGGCGGCAGCGTTCCTTCACTACGCTTGTCTGAATGCCTTTCATGGCATTTGCAATCAGCGCGGGCTCCCACTGCAGCGGTGGTAAATAATCACCGATACCCAAATGCTTAATCCGCATTCCGTTATCTGGCCGATCCGTATCAGCCGCGAGTGCCAGCTGTGGCACAGCGGCGGTCATGGCTCCCGTAATCGTACCGATTCCGCCGTGATGGATGACGCTGCTGATTAGCGGATAGACACTGGCGAGCGGCAATATTCTGTACCAGCGGATATGATCCGGAAGCTCGCCTTGAATGAATTCTTCATGCCTCGTAACAACTATAGTTCGCTGCCCAAGCAGCTTGACGCCCTCGATTGCTGCTTGATAGAAGTTTGGTTTAATCATTTTCCCTGTCCCGCCTGTTATCAAGAGAGGCGGTTCTCCAGCTTGAATAAAATCTAGCAGGTCGTTTGGCAAAGACTCATATTCAATTGCATCTGCCAGTGGAAATCCGACGGTATCCACCTTAAGTGCCCATTCTGGTGCTTCGACAGCAGCATCGAAGCTCTCATGCCAGAAACCGATATTTTTTTTCACGGCGCCCATCCATGATGTCCAGCTTGAGACCGGCGTAAGACCAAGATTGCTGCGAAATGTGTTAATAAGAGATATCGCAAAGTCCAATCCAAGCTCTTCCCAAATATGCAGCTGTGTCACATAGCTGGGCGCCAGAACGCCCGTTACGATCGGCACCTGCATCATCTCAGATACGATCATCGCTACGAAGCCGTCACGCTCCTTACAAATCAGCACGGAGCCCTCCTCTTGGCACAGCTCTGTCAGGATGTCATACTCCTGTTGGAATTTCTCTTTCGAATAATACTTGCGTTGATAAGCTTCATAGAGGTCGGGCTTGTTCAGTGGATCCTCCATCATATAGAGATCCTTCATAATTTCGTTATATTCCTCTGGTTTATCGATGCCGCGAAACGCGATGCCGGACTTCTCGGCCAGCGGCGCAAATACGCCGTGCGTTACCAGGGTTGCTTGGTGACCGCGCCGGCGAAGTGCAGACGCTAACCGTAGAAACGGCAGTACATCTCCGTTCGTCATATGCGTGCTAAGAACGAAATTTGCCACGAATCGTCTCCTCCTGACCATCTGCTGGCTATTGCTTCAGCAGCGCCTCAATTTCCTCTTCCGATAGATGCTCCATTTCGCTCAGCAGCGCTTCAATTTCGGCATCGTCAGTTTCCGCAAGCAGCTTGGCTTCGATAATCGATGCGAGGGTGCGAATCGTCGTTCCTTGCGTGAGCATATCCTTCAGTGAAACCTTCACCCCTAACACATGATCGCACCTTACAAGAATTTGAGTAGCGACGAGCGAGTGGCCGCCTAAGTCGATGAAATCATCATCAAGCCCGATTTGATTGAAACTGAAGAAGCCTGACCAGATCAGGGCAAGCTCCTTCTGGATATAGGTTTCCGGCGGAACATATGTCTGCCCAATCATCTGGCGGGACAGCGTCGGACTCGGCAGGAGCTTACGGTCCGTCTTGCCGCTAGGCGTCAGTGGGAAGGCCTCCATCTCGACGAAATAGGAAGGAACCATATAGTCCGGCAAATGCTGCTGTAGATGGCTCCTCAGCTCGCTGATCGAGGGAGCGAGCTCAGCATTTGGAATGAAATAGGCGGTAATGCGCTGGTCTCCGGGCTGATCCTCGCAGACAACCGTCACAGCTTGATTGACACCTGGGTGCTGTTCGAGCACCGTGCTAATTTCGCCCAGCTCGATACGAAAGCCCCTTACCTTCACCTGATCGTCGTTGCGGCCCAGACATTCCAAATTCCCGTCCGTAAGCCAGCGTCCAAGATCTCCGGTATGGTACATGCGTGCTCCCGGTTCGTTGCTGTACGGATCGGGCACGAATCGCTCGGCTGTCAGATCCGGTCTGCCGTAATAGCCGCGTGCGAGCCCGATGCCACTAATGAAGAGCTCCCCAATTTCACCAGGTGCGACTGGTTCATAACGATCGTTTAATACGTACATTGCATTCTCGGGGATAGCCTTGCCAATTGGAATGACCGATCGATCCAGGCTGCGATCGCTAGTCCAGTTGGTAATGAACACCGCTGCCTCGGTCGGACCATATAAGTTGTGAAGCTGCGCAGACATCGTACGGCAGAACCGTTCGTTCAGTGCGGCAGACAATGGCTCCCCGCATAAGAAAACATGTTTCAGAAAGGGAAGGTCCTCAGCCTGCTCCGTACTCAAGAACGTCTGGAGCATCGTTGGAACGAACTGCACGAACGTGATACATTCGCGCTTGATGACCTCCCACATATAAGCGTTATCAAGATGGCCTTTAGGCTTGGCCATGACGAGACATGCTCCACAGATGTGCGGCCAGAAAAATTCCCATACCGATACGTCAAAGCTGTAAGGAGATTTCTGAAGAAGCTTATCCTTTTCCTCCATTTTGAAAGTGTGCTGCAGCCAGAGAACCCGATTGCGAATGGCAGCGTGCGTATTCATCGCCCCCTTCGGTCTTCCCGTCGATCCAGAGGTGTAGAACATGTAAGCAAGATGGCTCTCATGCAAGGCAATATTCGGGTTGCCCTCCTCCTCTCCATATCCGTCCAATAGCTCTGACTCGTCTAAGATCAGTATTTCACCGTCGAACCCCGCGAAGTATTCCGCGAATTGACACTGCGTAATGATTCGTCTTACCTTGCTGTCCTCGATCATGTAGGCTAGCCGATCCTTCGGATAATCCGGATCCAGCGGCACGTATGCGCCCCCTGCCTTCAGAACACCGTACAGGGCAACGACTAGTTCAATCGAACGCTCCATGCAGATTCCTGCCAGTACGTCAGGACCGACATCGATCGCACGCAAACGAAACGCTAACCGATTCGCGCGGCGGTTCAACTCGGTGTAAGTCAACGACTCCTCCTCGAATCTAACAGCTTCACGATTTGGCGTGCGTTCCGCCTGCTGCTCAAACAATTGGTGAATCAAGCCTCTTTGTTGCATTCAATCACTCCTCATATGTAGTGACCAACACGATAATGCTATTTCCTGTGCATAGATTATGCTACTTGAATATGGTAGAAAGCGCTAATGCTGGGATGACTTCTTTCGCACTGCTTTAACGCTAGAATGACCCTTTCCAGCGATCTCCCAGACATTGGAAAATCCTAGCCGAACAACAAGAAGTCCACACGGATGTGAAGCTTTTATTTAGATTTATTTAACACAGTTCCCTGTTAATCAGCTCGCTAAAGATTGCCATCGCCCTTTCCAAAAAAAACCATCCCTGCGGCATTTTCTGAACTGTAACCCGTAAGATGGACACTTGAAAAAAGTGACCTCTTACGGGTTTTTGTGCTTTAATCATACTATCGAGAATACATGGGGAATGAACATCATGAGGAAAACCAGAACAGGATTTACTGAAACAGAGATCAGGCTATTGGAGTCCAATCCGAATGTCAGCCGCGTATCGGGGAGAAACGTCTCGTATGCTCCAGCTTTTAAACTCGCAGCAGTGCAAGCTAACCAGGCAGGAGAGCCACCAATGGAGATTTTTTTGAAAGCAGGCTTTAGTATTGAGCTCGTTGGCCAGAGAACACCTACAGAAAGCCTCTATCGCTGGAGAGAGACCTACACTAAGCACGGTGAGGCTGGTTTGTTAGAAGAGCGCCGAGGCCTTGGAAGTACGGGTAGACGATCAAAAACGGAATCATCAGTGGAAGAGAAGCTGCAACAAGCAGAAGCTCGGATTAAACTCCTTGAAGCGGAGAACGAGCTATTAAAAAAGCTAGAAGCGCTCGAAAGGCGAAAAAGTAAGGAGTTGACACCTTCCGAGCGCTTTCAGCTCATTCATCAAACGATTCGTAAGCATGATTTACGACGTTTAACACGTTACCTCTGTAAGATTGCCGGAGTAAGTGCAAGTGGCTATTACCGTTGGTGTAACGCTGAAGAGTCGCGTCAATTGCGAGAGACAGCCGATCAATACGACTTTCAGCTTATTAGGGAGCATTTTGAAGCATTGAATGGGAAAGTAGGCGCATTGGTTATCAAAATGAGGCTGGAGAGACTGAATGGCATTGTCATGAATCATAAAAAGATTCGTCGTATCATGCGCAAGTTTGGGCTAGTAGCTACGATCCGTCAAACCAATCCCTATCGCAAAATGGCTAAAGCAACACAAGAACATCGTACATGTCCTAATCTCCTAGAGCGTCAGTTTGATCAAGGAGAACCAGAGAAAGTCCTCCTTACAGATATCACATACATGCGCTATGGTGGCGGTCAATGGGCATATCTTTCTTGTGTGAAGGACGGTGCTACGAAGCAGATTCTGGCACACTATCTATCTTCAACGCTGGAGCTATCCTTGGTTGAGCGGACAGTGGCTCGCCTACTCAAACGATTGGACAGAAATATTCATCCCGATGCCATCTTCCATTCTGACCAGGGCATGCACTATACGCACCCGAAAACCCGCCTCCTCATCGCCGAAGCTGGGTTTAAGCAGTCGATGTCTCGTAAAGGGAACTGCTGGGATAATGCGTCCATGGAGACGTTCTTTGGTCATATGAAGGACGAGCTTGACTACAAGGACTGTAAATCTCTTAAAGAGCTGCGGCTACGGGTTAATGAGTATGTGATCCACTACAATACAGAACGCTATCAGTGGACACTAAAAAAGATGACTCCTGATGAATTCGAGGCCACTGAAAAAGTCCACACCTTAGAAATAGAATACCTTTCCTCGATTTTGCGAGGAAGGGTATTCTGTTTTGCTGTATAATAGCTGTAATAATTCTAGGCGGTGTCTCGGATGATTTCAAATCAACAAACTCTTAACCTCAGCCCGTATGTGGGAATTTACGATATAGTTGTACCTAAAGATAATATGCTCCGCCAAATTATTGACCTTGTTGATTTTTCTTTTGTCCATGAAGAATTACAAAATAAATATTGCCTTGATAACGGTCGCAATGCAGTACCTCCTATACGTATGTTCAAATATTTATTATTGAAATCTATTTTCGATGTATCCGATGTGGATGTTGTAGAACGATCGAAATATGACATGTCTTTTAAATATTTCTTGGATATGGCGCCGGAAGATGGCGTCATTAATTCGAGTTCTTTAACGAAGTTTCGAAAACTTCGTTTGAAAGATGTAAACCTACTAGACATACTTATTCAAAAAACAGTAGCGATTGCATTGGAAAAAGAAATCATAAAAAGTACCGCGATTATTGTAGACGCCACACATTCAAAAGCGCGTTACAATCAAAAATCACCCAAAGAGATTTTAATGGAGAAGTCCAAGCTGCTACGAAAAGCCGTTTAT
This genomic window contains:
- a CDS encoding amino acid adenylation domain-containing protein codes for the protein MQQRGLIHQLFEQQAERTPNREAVRFEEESLTYTELNRRANRLAFRLRAIDVGPDVLAGICMERSIELVVALYGVLKAGGAYVPLDPDYPKDRLAYMIEDSKVRRIITQCQFAEYFAGFDGEILILDESELLDGYGEEEGNPNIALHESHLAYMFYTSGSTGRPKGAMNTHAAIRNRVLWLQHTFKMEEKDKLLQKSPYSFDVSVWEFFWPHICGACLVMAKPKGHLDNAYMWEVIKRECITFVQFVPTMLQTFLSTEQAEDLPFLKHVFLCGEPLSAALNERFCRTMSAQLHNLYGPTEAAVFITNWTSDRSLDRSVIPIGKAIPENAMYVLNDRYEPVAPGEIGELFISGIGLARGYYGRPDLTAERFVPDPYSNEPGARMYHTGDLGRWLTDGNLECLGRNDDQVKVRGFRIELGEISTVLEQHPGVNQAVTVVCEDQPGDQRITAYFIPNAELAPSISELRSHLQQHLPDYMVPSYFVEMEAFPLTPSGKTDRKLLPSPTLSRQMIGQTYVPPETYIQKELALIWSGFFSFNQIGLDDDFIDLGGHSLVATQILVRCDHVLGVKVSLKDMLTQGTTIRTLASIIEAKLLAETDDAEIEALLSEMEHLSEEEIEALLKQ
- a CDS encoding nucleotide disphospho-sugar-binding domain-containing protein; this encodes MANFVLSTHMTNGDVLPFLRLASALRRRGHQATLVTHGVFAPLAEKSGIAFRGIDKPEEYNEIMKDLYMMEDPLNKPDLYEAYQRKYYSKEKFQQEYDILTELCQEEGSVLICKERDGFVAMIVSEMMQVPIVTGVLAPSYVTQLHIWEELGLDFAISLINTFRSNLGLTPVSSWTSWMGAVKKNIGFWHESFDAAVEAPEWALKVDTVGFPLADAIEYESLPNDLLDFIQAGEPPLLITGGTGKMIKPNFYQAAIEGVKLLGQRTIVVTRHEEFIQGELPDHIRWYRILPLASVYPLISSVIHHGGIGTITGAMTAAVPQLALAADTDRPDNGMRIKHLGIGDYLPPLQWEPALIANAMKGIQTSVVKERCRQLAKVMAEHDTMAAACTAMESVIGKPDYAIASEQLIADYVAAQRQQSLRSVVTAPDQRLDAINQSLSAGKRSLLSQWLVQRQLGSHPLPLKEARYE
- a CDS encoding IS3 family transposase — translated: MRKTRTGFTETEIRLLESNPNVSRVSGRNVSYAPAFKLAAVQANQAGEPPMEIFLKAGFSIELVGQRTPTESLYRWRETYTKHGEAGLLEERRGLGSTGRRSKTESSVEEKLQQAEARIKLLEAENELLKKLEALERRKSKELTPSERFQLIHQTIRKHDLRRLTRYLCKIAGVSASGYYRWCNAEESRQLRETADQYDFQLIREHFEALNGKVGALVIKMRLERLNGIVMNHKKIRRIMRKFGLVATIRQTNPYRKMAKATQEHRTCPNLLERQFDQGEPEKVLLTDITYMRYGGGQWAYLSCVKDGATKQILAHYLSSTLELSLVERTVARLLKRLDRNIHPDAIFHSDQGMHYTHPKTRLLIAEAGFKQSMSRKGNCWDNASMETFFGHMKDELDYKDCKSLKELRLRVNEYVIHYNTERYQWTLKKMTPDEFEATEKVHTLEIEYLSSILRGRVFCFAV